One window of Drosophila busckii strain San Diego stock center, stock number 13000-0081.31 chromosome 3L, ASM1175060v1, whole genome shotgun sequence genomic DNA carries:
- the LOC108598632 gene encoding uncharacterized protein LOC108598632 produces the protein MPSIGNNSVGDNDGVSARTLANFLPANDARLSYIVNQVASASATYSPPRIESLVASSAEDVGSFGDLTFDIFDDDDDELFGSPMAFDASEQGLWNGRFVPPPPRPPFFVDEPVLSDGLTTCDLCSWAMPTKSTFMFEGTIEKATELGWPLTLIIVSVLSALLGAIVMIAVVRCRRKKSSNNRNDTHVQWWSRNKRAHGNGTGSGSANSSASTGSSAHNNNNNNNHLRRSNIYTAHPADSIRGMQPLPLPLPLPLPIPPTLAAGAANAPPSQLQHPQAAALHFHPYHHHHHHHQLHPTPSHYGHDCDEEDAAYEEPEYHQPQQLQLHGSSSSSSNSNSNSNLNSLSSMASTPALPLAPAPMVVAS, from the exons ATGCCATCAATTGGGAACAACAGCGTTGGCGACAACGACGGTGTCAGCGCCAGGACACTGGCCAACTTCCTGCCTGCGAATGATGCACGTCTCAGTTACATAGTAAATCAAGTGGCTTCCGCTTCCGCCACGTATAGCCCGCCGCGCATTGAGAGCCTCGTTGCCAGCTCGGCAGAGGATGTGGGCAGCTTTGGGGACTTGACATTCGACATCttcgatgacgacgacgacgaattGTTTGGCTCGCCGATGGCTTTCGATGCCAGCGAGCAGGGACTATGGAATGGACGCTTTGTGCCGCCACCGCCCCGGCCCCCCTTCTTTGTGGACGAGCCCGTGCTGAGCGATGGCCTTACCACGTGTGATTTATGCTCCTGGGCCATGCCCACCAAGAGCACATTTATGTTCGAGGGCACGATAG AGAAAGCCACTGAGCTGGGATGGCCACTTACGCTGATCATTGTATCCGTGTTGTCGGCGTTGCTCGGCGCCATTGTCATGATTGCTGTGGTTCGTTGTCGGCGCAAGAAATCGTCCAACAATCGCAACG ACACACATGTACAGTGGTGGTCACGCAACAAGCGCGCCCACGGCAATGGAACGGGTTCGGGTAGCGCCAATAGCTCCGCTAGCACCGGCAGCAGTgctcacaacaacaataacaacaacaatcatctGAGACGCAGCAACATTTACACCGCACACCCTGCGGACAGCATACGGGGCATGCAACCGCtaccgctgccactgccactgccactgcccaTACCACCCACGcttgcagctggagcagccaACGCGCCGCCAAGTCAGCTGCAACATCCGCAGGCGGCAGCACTGCATTTCCATCCAtatcatcatcaccatcatcatcatcaactgCATCCGACGCCGTCGCATTATGGCCATGACTGTGACGAGGAGGACGCCGCGTATGAGGAGCCCGAGTATcatcagccgcagcagctacagctgcatggcagctccagctccagctccaactccaactcaaACTCGAACTTGAACTCGCTGTCATCGATGGCCTCAACGCCCGCGTTGCCGCTTGCACCCGCGCCCATGGTGGTCGCTAGCTGA